One genomic segment of Chitinophagales bacterium includes these proteins:
- a CDS encoding SGNH/GDSL hydrolase family protein has protein sequence MILHIRLVKVLLGLVVLVLALLVVNYIGVLEGESQLLSELNSRFLVRMRLLKPSGTTYFIPDASVLGLDSFHLEKKKYYYKVDSNGCIVTDANHQHPDLQIAFFGGSTVQCLFVDEGKRMPEVFTRHLEALTGKKINVFNAAAGGSHSQHTINVLVNNLFDKRLDYAFFYANLNDIGVLAHYGKYNNMNPEKGIFFNVEAYAALKGKSSEGFLGGVKNYFEAITGKTAYDEFKDVRGNQLITDSTIVLSQVEQALIQIIAICKARQIQPVFVTEVNVMKMLSKSWYSRNMPVFQPTDEEYQQFLVLITQYNNLIVRLCHEQNIQVIDMRNFDTGFQYFYDAVHFNTRGSEKFGTDLANRFYKEYMAL, from the coding sequence ATGATTCTTCATATTAGGTTGGTAAAGGTATTGCTTGGGTTGGTTGTACTTGTTTTAGCATTATTAGTAGTTAATTATATTGGAGTGTTGGAAGGTGAAAGCCAACTATTATCTGAGTTGAATTCACGATTCTTAGTGCGTATGCGCTTGCTTAAACCCAGTGGTACTACTTATTTTATACCGGATGCAAGTGTATTAGGTTTAGATAGTTTTCATTTAGAAAAAAAGAAGTATTACTACAAAGTAGATTCTAATGGCTGTATAGTTACGGATGCCAATCACCAACATCCCGATTTGCAGATTGCATTCTTTGGAGGCAGCACGGTACAGTGTTTGTTTGTAGATGAGGGGAAACGGATGCCGGAAGTGTTTACGCGACATTTAGAAGCACTTACAGGAAAAAAGATAAATGTGTTTAATGCAGCGGCAGGTGGCTCTCATTCGCAGCATACTATAAATGTGTTGGTGAATAATCTATTTGATAAAAGGCTTGATTATGCTTTTTTCTATGCTAACTTAAATGATATTGGTGTGCTTGCTCATTATGGAAAGTACAACAATATGAATCCGGAAAAGGGTATTTTTTTTAATGTAGAAGCTTATGCAGCATTGAAAGGAAAATCAAGTGAAGGATTTTTGGGAGGAGTGAAGAATTATTTTGAAGCCATAACCGGAAAGACTGCTTACGATGAATTTAAGGACGTAAGAGGAAACCAACTTATTACAGATAGCACTATTGTACTTTCTCAAGTTGAGCAAGCATTAATACAAATTATAGCTATTTGTAAGGCACGGCAAATACAACCTGTTTTTGTAACAGAGGTTAATGTAATGAAAATGCTTAGTAAAAGTTGGTATTCTCGAAACATGCCAGTATTCCAACCCACCGATGAAGAATATCAGCAATTTTTAGTACTAATAACACAGTATAATAATTTAATAGTACGTCTTTGCCATGAGCAAAATATACAAGTAATAGATATGCGCAACTTTGATACCGGGTTTCAATATTTTTATGATGCAGTACATTTCAATACTAGAGGGTCAGAGAAATTTGGTACAGATTTGGCTAATAGATTTTACAAAGAGTATATGGCATTATGA
- a CDS encoding phytanoyl-CoA dioxygenase family protein, which translates to MRLQNYWKKFLATFRSEKKNEIALPQFKPVAVHSFITQSSLAYQIYTDGYALIDLPSQFSLKEISELFAHTHSFSAETSGVFFGVFSNNVKYKKYVHETLCNIAYKAFDNLFQNYQIQIANFAVKTSGHNTFVPFHQDNASVDEDLYSSINVWIPLQDVNTRNGAVWLVPKSHHLYYGHRCTSIPSLLENISDNLFPFALPIQVSKGQALLFDTRIFHFSNPNLSSDTRAAAVFRVSNKEAKVRAYYYDNSSKTPSIEAWNCPSDHLLITQAYNDKHRPKQGELEWKKELPIEPLQPDTFLQLAAKLKIPPVNKCTDGKGSTTFLSEPNE; encoded by the coding sequence ATGAGGCTACAGAATTATTGGAAAAAATTTCTTGCCACCTTTCGTTCCGAAAAGAAGAATGAGATTGCCCTACCGCAATTTAAACCAGTTGCCGTACATAGTTTTATTACCCAGTCTTCATTAGCTTATCAAATTTATACCGATGGCTATGCCCTCATAGATTTACCATCACAGTTTTCATTAAAAGAAATATCGGAGCTTTTTGCTCATACCCATTCTTTTTCAGCAGAAACAAGTGGTGTATTCTTTGGCGTGTTTTCTAATAATGTAAAATACAAAAAGTATGTTCACGAAACGCTATGCAATATAGCTTACAAGGCATTTGACAACTTGTTTCAAAACTACCAGATTCAAATAGCCAATTTTGCAGTTAAAACCTCAGGGCACAATACCTTTGTTCCTTTCCACCAAGACAACGCTTCTGTAGATGAAGATTTATACTCATCAATAAATGTATGGATTCCATTGCAGGATGTAAACACTCGAAATGGAGCGGTATGGCTGGTGCCTAAATCGCATCATTTATATTATGGGCATAGATGCACATCTATACCATCCTTGCTAGAAAACATTTCAGACAACTTGTTTCCATTTGCTTTACCGATTCAAGTTAGCAAAGGACAAGCACTCTTATTCGATACTAGAATCTTCCATTTTTCAAACCCTAATTTAAGTTCCGATACGCGAGCAGCAGCCGTGTTTAGAGTTTCCAATAAAGAAGCAAAAGTTAGAGCCTATTACTACGACAATAGTTCCAAAACTCCATCTATTGAAGCATGGAATTGCCCAAGCGATCACCTGCTGATAACACAGGCCTACAATGATAAACACCGCCCAAAACAAGGAGAATTAGAATGGAAAAAAGAACTGCCAATTGAACCTTTGCAACCCGATACATTTTTACAACTTGCCGCTAAACTTAAAATTCCACCAGTAAATAAATGCACCGATGGCAAAGGCAGCACTACTTTTTTAAGCGAGCCCAATGAATAA
- a CDS encoding radical SAM protein — MYKHETCILLIDLPTFPKGTISLSLLTVASHIKALGIVEIFDLNIQTEQALLHQIQAKKYAIIGMKVSAQNYFIAKNLTHAIKQLPQKSKIIWGGEYPTLMPEECLQNADTIVTGLFHSIAPQLIADFKKDTLQRRYTGNNQGVSIDNDAINFNLLGNINRYNKFMGLPLETTRGCTEVCTFCMVHTMQAKHYHTKPIENIQAEVKAIGNNFINIIDYNFGVNKSHVIEVCKIIETSNAIGFMAEMCIELLDDEEILTALAAARCKMIYCGLETIDETALKSIHKMNTNHIENYTRIIEKVQRYGIQIASGFILGMAGTTNATFKKSLNFFEYLGIMYVKLTFLTYNPGTRAHTYYKKKGSYIAKEPMHYDGNHLSYLPDSVSEETIHAGTDYFVDKFYSLSGLIRRAFKTNGNFKAKMAFVLFNYCYSRPYKLWIKHQLFSNDEAFKKALMQPYQKSTILRMAESLLLYIWKQAK, encoded by the coding sequence ATGTACAAGCATGAAACCTGTATCCTTTTAATAGATCTACCTACCTTTCCTAAAGGTACCATAAGCTTGTCTTTACTTACAGTAGCCTCACACATTAAAGCATTAGGAATAGTTGAAATTTTCGACTTAAATATACAAACAGAGCAAGCTTTACTCCATCAAATACAAGCAAAAAAGTATGCCATTATTGGCATGAAAGTAAGCGCTCAAAACTATTTTATTGCCAAAAACTTAACCCATGCTATAAAGCAACTACCACAAAAATCAAAGATTATTTGGGGAGGCGAGTATCCTACCTTAATGCCCGAAGAATGCTTACAAAATGCAGATACCATTGTTACAGGTTTGTTTCATAGCATTGCACCTCAACTTATAGCCGATTTTAAAAAAGATACTCTGCAACGCAGATACACAGGAAACAATCAAGGTGTTTCAATTGATAACGATGCCATAAATTTTAACCTTTTAGGCAACATCAATCGTTACAACAAATTCATGGGTTTACCATTAGAAACTACGCGCGGCTGCACCGAGGTATGTACCTTTTGCATGGTGCATACTATGCAGGCAAAGCACTACCATACCAAACCAATAGAAAATATACAGGCAGAAGTTAAAGCAATAGGCAACAACTTCATCAATATCATTGATTACAACTTTGGAGTAAACAAATCGCATGTAATTGAAGTATGTAAAATCATTGAAACCTCAAATGCCATAGGATTCATGGCAGAAATGTGTATTGAACTTTTAGACGATGAAGAAATTTTAACTGCACTTGCCGCAGCCAGATGTAAAATGATATACTGCGGATTAGAAACCATAGACGAAACAGCCCTAAAGTCTATTCATAAAATGAATACCAATCACATAGAAAACTACACGCGCATTATTGAAAAAGTACAACGCTACGGAATTCAAATTGCATCGGGTTTCATATTGGGAATGGCAGGAACCACCAATGCCACATTTAAAAAATCGCTCAATTTTTTTGAATACTTAGGAATCATGTATGTAAAACTTACTTTCCTAACCTATAACCCCGGCACTAGGGCACACACCTACTACAAAAAGAAAGGATCCTATATTGCCAAAGAACCCATGCACTACGATGGAAACCATTTAAGCTATTTGCCAGATAGTGTATCTGAAGAAACCATACATGCAGGAACCGATTATTTTGTAGATAAATTTTACTCCCTATCTGGTCTTATTAGAAGAGCCTTCAAAACCAATGGAAACTTCAAAGCAAAAATGGCATTTGTACTTTTCAATTACTGTTATAGTCGCCCCTATAAGCTATGGATAAAACACCAATTGTTTAGCAACGATGAAGCCTTTAAAAAGGCACTAATGCAGCCTTATCAAAAAAGTACTATATTACGCATGGCAGAATCATTGCTGCTCTACATTTGGAAACAAGCCAAGTAA
- a CDS encoding phytanoyl-CoA dioxygenase family protein, giving the protein MKNIPIHKVVKCENQRQSLLEIGYCIGGNIGVENVKRLRELYAALHNFGGNEGGGMFYSLYSDDLAYRQKVHNEIYEILKPVYDNLLVDYKTVINSFIVKKQGKGSDFTLHQDSTGLDETVYSPLSLWTPLQDTDLNNGTLCVIPKSHRMFHFLRGISFAAPFAAYQEVLFRYLQPINLKAGDILMFDNRLVHYSHTNESTQERIVVMSGIFPQEAEIWSVYKDESIANSAYEIYSQTDDFLITNTAFYKNCTERPYRGELIKTIETPLEAVTVYDFMSMAAANGVQATNVPVLMQPLHEMNIISEPV; this is encoded by the coding sequence ATGAAAAATATACCTATTCATAAAGTAGTTAAGTGTGAAAATCAACGCCAATCACTATTAGAAATCGGTTATTGTATTGGTGGCAATATTGGTGTTGAAAATGTAAAGCGTTTGCGCGAATTGTATGCTGCACTTCACAATTTTGGAGGAAATGAAGGTGGAGGAATGTTTTATAGTTTATATTCCGATGATTTAGCTTACCGCCAGAAAGTACACAATGAGATATATGAAATATTAAAGCCGGTGTACGACAATTTGCTTGTTGATTACAAGACTGTAATCAATTCTTTTATTGTAAAGAAACAGGGTAAGGGAAGCGATTTTACATTGCACCAAGATTCTACAGGTTTAGACGAAACAGTTTATTCGCCTTTGAGTCTTTGGACTCCTTTGCAGGATACAGATTTGAATAATGGTACTTTATGTGTAATACCTAAGAGCCATCGCATGTTTCATTTTTTGCGGGGCATTTCTTTTGCTGCACCTTTTGCTGCTTACCAAGAGGTTCTTTTCCGATACCTGCAACCAATAAATCTTAAAGCCGGAGATATATTGATGTTTGATAACCGCCTAGTACACTATTCGCACACCAACGAAAGTACGCAAGAAAGAATAGTTGTAATGAGCGGTATTTTTCCGCAGGAGGCTGAAATATGGTCGGTTTACAAAGATGAAAGCATTGCCAATAGTGCGTATGAAATTTATAGCCAAACAGATGATTTTTTAATAACCAATACGGCTTTCTACAAAAATTGCACAGAGCGTCCTTATCGCGGAGAACTTATTAAAACCATCGAAACACCTCTAGAAGCCGTAACTGTATATGACTTTATGAGTATGGCGGCAGCTAATGGTGTGCAGGCTACCAATGTGCCCGTTTTAATGCAGCCGCTGCACGAAATGAATATCATTTCTGAGCCGGTGTAG
- a CDS encoding VanZ family protein, whose protein sequence is MFFRYNFLSLAWAILILVLSFLPGRNLPNVQIVALDKLVHFIFYLLLFVFTMYGWRRQLQITLLRKVPIALVWLACILFGIAIEVCQEVFTADRHFDWLDIMANSMGALAGGMAWYYLLQEKFLPGGK, encoded by the coding sequence ATGTTTTTTCGGTATAATTTTCTTTCGCTGGCTTGGGCAATATTAATTTTGGTGTTATCGTTTTTGCCGGGTAGAAATTTGCCTAATGTTCAAATTGTTGCCTTAGATAAATTAGTGCACTTTATATTTTACCTACTGTTGTTTGTATTCACAATGTACGGTTGGCGGAGGCAATTGCAAATAACGCTGCTTAGGAAGGTGCCAATTGCTTTGGTATGGTTGGCTTGTATATTATTTGGTATAGCAATAGAAGTATGCCAAGAGGTATTTACTGCCGATCGCCATTTCGATTGGTTAGATATTATGGCCAACAGCATGGGTGCTTTAGCTGGTGGTATGGCATGGTATTATTTACTACAAGAAAAGTTTTTGCCAGGGGGCAAATAA